A stretch of Brassica napus cultivar Da-Ae chromosome C6, Da-Ae, whole genome shotgun sequence DNA encodes these proteins:
- the LOC106354045 gene encoding WPP domain-interacting tail-anchored protein 2 isoform X2, which produces MCDQVKLTCQVDFSYGFCPKLRMEGISQEDVYNHGEEALSSMSEEEQAREGMFKILSKLEIDSAYTSEKLLNLHVLLMHLLAWDNDLEGMGTLGSSAASFEKALTFDLLCGILESELKGVDEVLDELEAQIVDTSYKLSACKQVEYSVMEGKLAESAESLKQSRGQVSEITLQLAQLRRTLHYIRNGTSENEESAEYSGTGQDLRQKYVLRPSDLRHKNALRMLEKSLSRELELEKKLMEFQQNEEQLKLKLHYTEEVSSRMEEASEFIWGRFLEAENSSEVFMGVSKELVGRLQIIQFSQSWSAQREAELKAKLEDITAQLQAKDLEVKKLEGTIQENQEIVSEVLTLREHVKLTEQKLKDTEVELRSVNASKQEVLVHLAEMENANESVKESLFEADSRAESGETKIKELNAANLELTEELSFLKDADDKKTKKVSSLEKQLRELEFQLQNSKVLSEASQEQQNMLYSAIWDMETLIEDLKSKASKAESRSETVEEQCIVLSTTNSVLNKEVISLRQRAKSLEASLDLAKEEKEKYAQEIATRNKLLMDMVMQLSSERERIKEQLYSLAKENEKLRVNQCSEGGKYQRNGTYAGDKELPSNTDGGGIEAFAESLQEDERTRKEPETKVEPEFLSESEKSSMNTEIRRASNLRCIPVFAAAFMLFLSFFVLAFVKGK; this is translated from the exons ATGTGTGATCAAGTAAAACTTACTTGTCAAGTTGACTTCTCATATGGCTTTTGTCCAAA gcTAAGGATGGAGGGAATCTCTCAGGAAGATGTGTATAATCACGGTGAAGAAGCCTTGTCTAGTATGAGTGAGGAGGAGCAAGCGAGAGAAGGGATGTTTAAGATATTGTCAAAGCTAGAGATAGACTCGGCTTACACTAGTGAAAAGCTGCTGAACCTTCATGTTCTTCTTATGCACCTTTTGGCTTGGGATAATGATCTCGAAGGGATGGGGACACTTGGTTCTTCTGCAGCGTCTTTTGAGAAAGCTTTGACGTTTGATCTTTTATGTGGTATATTGGAGTCTGAGTTAAAGGGAGTGGACGAGGTTTTGGATGAGCTAGAAGCGCAAATCGTTGACACTTCTTATAAGTTATCTGCTTGCAAACAGGTAGAGTATAGCGTTATGGAAGGCAAATTGGCTGAATCTGCTGAATCGTTGAAGCAGTCTAGGGGACAAGTCTCGGAGATCACTTTGCAGTTGGCTCAGCTTCGAAGAACACTTCATTACATAAGAAATGGAACAA GTGAAAATGAAGAGTCAGCTGAGTATTCAGGAACCGGTCAAGATTTAAGGCAAAAGTATGTGCTGAGACCATCTGATTTGAGGCATAAGAATGCTCTGAGGATGCTGGAGAAGTCATTGTCAAGAGAGCTAGAGCTTGAGAAGAAGCTAATGGAGTTTCAGCAGAACGAAGAGCAGCTGAAACTCAAGCTGCACTACACAGAAGAGGTATCTTCTAGGATGGAAGAAGCATCAGAGTTTATATGGGGACGGTTTCTAGAAGCCGAAAACTCCTCAGAGGTGTTTATGGGTGTTTCAAAGGAACTTGTTGGCCGTCTTCAGATCATCCAGTTTAGTCAGAGTTGGTCAGCTCAACGAGAAGCTGAACTTAAAGCTAAGCTTGAAGATATCACTGCACAGCTCCAAGCCAAAGATCTTGAGGTGAAAAAGCTCGAAGGAACAATTCAAGAAAATCAAGAGATAGTTTCAGAAGTACTCACTTTGAGGGAACATGTGAAGTTAACTGAACAGAAACTGAAAGATACTGAGGTTGAGCTGAGGAGTGTCAATGCCTCCAAACAAGAAGTTCTGGTGCATCTTGCTGAGATGGAGAATGCTAATGAGTCTGTCAAAGAGAGCCTTTTCGAGGCTGACAGCAGAGCTGAGAGTGGAGAGACTAAGATTAAAGAGCTAAATGCTGCAAATCTTGAACTTACTGAGGAACTAAGTTTCCTTAAAGATGCTGACGATAAGAAGACCAAGAAGGTGAGCTCGCTGGAGAAGCAACTCAGGGAACTAGAATTTCAGTTGCAGAACTCAAAGGTATTATCTGAAGCAAGTCAAGAACAGCAGAACATGTTGTATTCAGCAATATGGGACATGGAGACCTTGATTGAAGATCTTAAATCTAAAGCCTCTAAAGCTGAGAGTAGAAGTGAGACAGTTGAGGAGCAATGCATTGTGCTTTCTACAACCAACTCTGTACTTAACAAAGAAGTGATATCTTTGAGGCAAAGAGCCAAATCCTTGGAAGCATCGTTGGATCTagctaaagaagaaaaagagaaatacgCGCAAGAAATAGCTACGAGAAACAAGCTTCTGATGGATATGGTGATGCAGTTATCCAGTGAAAGGGAACGTATAAAAGAACAG TTATATTCCCTGGCAAAGGAAAATGAAAAACTGAGAGTGAACCAATGCTCAGAGGGAGGTAAATACCAAAGAAATGGAACTTATGCTGGGGACAAAGAGCTGCCTTCTAACACAGATGGGGGTGGAATAGAGGCATTTGCGGAAAGTCTGCAG GAGGATGAGAGAACAAGGAAAGAACCAGAAACTAAGGTTGAACCAGAGTTCCTTTCTGAGTCTGAAAAGAGTAGTATGAACACAGAGATCAGAAGGGCAAGCAACTTGAGATGCATACCAGTTTTTGCAGCAGCTTTTATGTTGTTTCTTTCATTCTTTGTTTTGGCTTTTGTTAAAGGAAAATAA
- the LOC106354045 gene encoding WPP domain-interacting tail-anchored protein 2 isoform X4, with the protein MSVPKLYKSMCDQVKLTCQVDFSYGFCPKLRMEGISQEDVYNHGEEALSSMSEEEQAREGMFKILSKLEIDSAYTSEKLLNLHVLLMHLLAWDNDLEGMGTLGSSAASFEKALTFDLLCGILESELKGVDEVLDELEAQIVDTSYKLSACKQVEYSVMEGKLAESAESLKQSRGQVSEITLQLAQLRRTLHYIRNGTSENEESAEYSGTGQDLRQKYVLRPSDLRHKNALRMLEKSLSRELELEKKLMEFQQNEEQLKLKLHYTEEVSSRMEEASEFIWGRFLEAENSSEVFMGVSKELVGRLQIIQFSQSWSAQREAELKAKLEDITAQLQAKDLEVKKLEGTIQENQEIVSEVLTLREHVKLTEQKLKDTEVELRSVNASKQEVLVHLAEMENANESVKESLFEADSRAESGETKIKELNAANLELTEELSFLKDADDKKTKKVSSLEKQLRELEFQLQNSKVLSEASQEQQNMLYSAIWDMETLIEDLKSKASKAESRSETVEEQCIVLSTTNSVLNKEVISLRQRAKSLEASLDLAKEEKEKYAQEIATRNKLLMDMVMQLSSERERIKEQLYSLAKENEKLRVNQCSEGGKYQRNGTYAGDKELPSNTDGGGIEAFAESLQAGG; encoded by the exons ATGTCTGTTCCAA AATTGTACAAGTCGATGTGTGATCAAGTAAAACTTACTTGTCAAGTTGACTTCTCATATGGCTTTTGTCCAAA gcTAAGGATGGAGGGAATCTCTCAGGAAGATGTGTATAATCACGGTGAAGAAGCCTTGTCTAGTATGAGTGAGGAGGAGCAAGCGAGAGAAGGGATGTTTAAGATATTGTCAAAGCTAGAGATAGACTCGGCTTACACTAGTGAAAAGCTGCTGAACCTTCATGTTCTTCTTATGCACCTTTTGGCTTGGGATAATGATCTCGAAGGGATGGGGACACTTGGTTCTTCTGCAGCGTCTTTTGAGAAAGCTTTGACGTTTGATCTTTTATGTGGTATATTGGAGTCTGAGTTAAAGGGAGTGGACGAGGTTTTGGATGAGCTAGAAGCGCAAATCGTTGACACTTCTTATAAGTTATCTGCTTGCAAACAGGTAGAGTATAGCGTTATGGAAGGCAAATTGGCTGAATCTGCTGAATCGTTGAAGCAGTCTAGGGGACAAGTCTCGGAGATCACTTTGCAGTTGGCTCAGCTTCGAAGAACACTTCATTACATAAGAAATGGAACAA GTGAAAATGAAGAGTCAGCTGAGTATTCAGGAACCGGTCAAGATTTAAGGCAAAAGTATGTGCTGAGACCATCTGATTTGAGGCATAAGAATGCTCTGAGGATGCTGGAGAAGTCATTGTCAAGAGAGCTAGAGCTTGAGAAGAAGCTAATGGAGTTTCAGCAGAACGAAGAGCAGCTGAAACTCAAGCTGCACTACACAGAAGAGGTATCTTCTAGGATGGAAGAAGCATCAGAGTTTATATGGGGACGGTTTCTAGAAGCCGAAAACTCCTCAGAGGTGTTTATGGGTGTTTCAAAGGAACTTGTTGGCCGTCTTCAGATCATCCAGTTTAGTCAGAGTTGGTCAGCTCAACGAGAAGCTGAACTTAAAGCTAAGCTTGAAGATATCACTGCACAGCTCCAAGCCAAAGATCTTGAGGTGAAAAAGCTCGAAGGAACAATTCAAGAAAATCAAGAGATAGTTTCAGAAGTACTCACTTTGAGGGAACATGTGAAGTTAACTGAACAGAAACTGAAAGATACTGAGGTTGAGCTGAGGAGTGTCAATGCCTCCAAACAAGAAGTTCTGGTGCATCTTGCTGAGATGGAGAATGCTAATGAGTCTGTCAAAGAGAGCCTTTTCGAGGCTGACAGCAGAGCTGAGAGTGGAGAGACTAAGATTAAAGAGCTAAATGCTGCAAATCTTGAACTTACTGAGGAACTAAGTTTCCTTAAAGATGCTGACGATAAGAAGACCAAGAAGGTGAGCTCGCTGGAGAAGCAACTCAGGGAACTAGAATTTCAGTTGCAGAACTCAAAGGTATTATCTGAAGCAAGTCAAGAACAGCAGAACATGTTGTATTCAGCAATATGGGACATGGAGACCTTGATTGAAGATCTTAAATCTAAAGCCTCTAAAGCTGAGAGTAGAAGTGAGACAGTTGAGGAGCAATGCATTGTGCTTTCTACAACCAACTCTGTACTTAACAAAGAAGTGATATCTTTGAGGCAAAGAGCCAAATCCTTGGAAGCATCGTTGGATCTagctaaagaagaaaaagagaaatacgCGCAAGAAATAGCTACGAGAAACAAGCTTCTGATGGATATGGTGATGCAGTTATCCAGTGAAAGGGAACGTATAAAAGAACAG TTATATTCCCTGGCAAAGGAAAATGAAAAACTGAGAGTGAACCAATGCTCAGAGGGAGGTAAATACCAAAGAAATGGAACTTATGCTGGGGACAAAGAGCTGCCTTCTAACACAGATGGGGGTGGAATAGAGGCATTTGCGGAAAGTCTGCAGGCAG GAGGATGA
- the LOC106354045 gene encoding WPP domain-interacting tail-anchored protein 2 isoform X3 — MEGISQEDVYNHGEEALSSMSEEEQAREGMFKILSKLEIDSAYTSEKLLNLHVLLMHLLAWDNDLEGMGTLGSSAASFEKALTFDLLCGILESELKGVDEVLDELEAQIVDTSYKLSACKQVEYSVMEGKLAESAESLKQSRGQVSEITLQLAQLRRTLHYIRNGTSENEESAEYSGTGQDLRQKYVLRPSDLRHKNALRMLEKSLSRELELEKKLMEFQQNEEQLKLKLHYTEEVSSRMEEASEFIWGRFLEAENSSEVFMGVSKELVGRLQIIQFSQSWSAQREAELKAKLEDITAQLQAKDLEVKKLEGTIQENQEIVSEVLTLREHVKLTEQKLKDTEVELRSVNASKQEVLVHLAEMENANESVKESLFEADSRAESGETKIKELNAANLELTEELSFLKDADDKKTKKVSSLEKQLRELEFQLQNSKVLSEASQEQQNMLYSAIWDMETLIEDLKSKASKAESRSETVEEQCIVLSTTNSVLNKEVISLRQRAKSLEASLDLAKEEKEKYAQEIATRNKLLMDMVMQLSSERERIKEQLYSLAKENEKLRVNQCSEGGKYQRNGTYAGDKELPSNTDGGGIEAFAESLQEDERTRKEPETKVEPEFLSESEKSSMNTEIRRASNLRCIPVFAAAFMLFLSFFVLAFVKGK, encoded by the exons ATGGAGGGAATCTCTCAGGAAGATGTGTATAATCACGGTGAAGAAGCCTTGTCTAGTATGAGTGAGGAGGAGCAAGCGAGAGAAGGGATGTTTAAGATATTGTCAAAGCTAGAGATAGACTCGGCTTACACTAGTGAAAAGCTGCTGAACCTTCATGTTCTTCTTATGCACCTTTTGGCTTGGGATAATGATCTCGAAGGGATGGGGACACTTGGTTCTTCTGCAGCGTCTTTTGAGAAAGCTTTGACGTTTGATCTTTTATGTGGTATATTGGAGTCTGAGTTAAAGGGAGTGGACGAGGTTTTGGATGAGCTAGAAGCGCAAATCGTTGACACTTCTTATAAGTTATCTGCTTGCAAACAGGTAGAGTATAGCGTTATGGAAGGCAAATTGGCTGAATCTGCTGAATCGTTGAAGCAGTCTAGGGGACAAGTCTCGGAGATCACTTTGCAGTTGGCTCAGCTTCGAAGAACACTTCATTACATAAGAAATGGAACAA GTGAAAATGAAGAGTCAGCTGAGTATTCAGGAACCGGTCAAGATTTAAGGCAAAAGTATGTGCTGAGACCATCTGATTTGAGGCATAAGAATGCTCTGAGGATGCTGGAGAAGTCATTGTCAAGAGAGCTAGAGCTTGAGAAGAAGCTAATGGAGTTTCAGCAGAACGAAGAGCAGCTGAAACTCAAGCTGCACTACACAGAAGAGGTATCTTCTAGGATGGAAGAAGCATCAGAGTTTATATGGGGACGGTTTCTAGAAGCCGAAAACTCCTCAGAGGTGTTTATGGGTGTTTCAAAGGAACTTGTTGGCCGTCTTCAGATCATCCAGTTTAGTCAGAGTTGGTCAGCTCAACGAGAAGCTGAACTTAAAGCTAAGCTTGAAGATATCACTGCACAGCTCCAAGCCAAAGATCTTGAGGTGAAAAAGCTCGAAGGAACAATTCAAGAAAATCAAGAGATAGTTTCAGAAGTACTCACTTTGAGGGAACATGTGAAGTTAACTGAACAGAAACTGAAAGATACTGAGGTTGAGCTGAGGAGTGTCAATGCCTCCAAACAAGAAGTTCTGGTGCATCTTGCTGAGATGGAGAATGCTAATGAGTCTGTCAAAGAGAGCCTTTTCGAGGCTGACAGCAGAGCTGAGAGTGGAGAGACTAAGATTAAAGAGCTAAATGCTGCAAATCTTGAACTTACTGAGGAACTAAGTTTCCTTAAAGATGCTGACGATAAGAAGACCAAGAAGGTGAGCTCGCTGGAGAAGCAACTCAGGGAACTAGAATTTCAGTTGCAGAACTCAAAGGTATTATCTGAAGCAAGTCAAGAACAGCAGAACATGTTGTATTCAGCAATATGGGACATGGAGACCTTGATTGAAGATCTTAAATCTAAAGCCTCTAAAGCTGAGAGTAGAAGTGAGACAGTTGAGGAGCAATGCATTGTGCTTTCTACAACCAACTCTGTACTTAACAAAGAAGTGATATCTTTGAGGCAAAGAGCCAAATCCTTGGAAGCATCGTTGGATCTagctaaagaagaaaaagagaaatacgCGCAAGAAATAGCTACGAGAAACAAGCTTCTGATGGATATGGTGATGCAGTTATCCAGTGAAAGGGAACGTATAAAAGAACAG TTATATTCCCTGGCAAAGGAAAATGAAAAACTGAGAGTGAACCAATGCTCAGAGGGAGGTAAATACCAAAGAAATGGAACTTATGCTGGGGACAAAGAGCTGCCTTCTAACACAGATGGGGGTGGAATAGAGGCATTTGCGGAAAGTCTGCAG GAGGATGAGAGAACAAGGAAAGAACCAGAAACTAAGGTTGAACCAGAGTTCCTTTCTGAGTCTGAAAAGAGTAGTATGAACACAGAGATCAGAAGGGCAAGCAACTTGAGATGCATACCAGTTTTTGCAGCAGCTTTTATGTTGTTTCTTTCATTCTTTGTTTTGGCTTTTGTTAAAGGAAAATAA
- the LOC106354045 gene encoding WPP domain-interacting tail-anchored protein 2 isoform X1 — MSVPKLYKSMCDQVKLTCQVDFSYGFCPKLRMEGISQEDVYNHGEEALSSMSEEEQAREGMFKILSKLEIDSAYTSEKLLNLHVLLMHLLAWDNDLEGMGTLGSSAASFEKALTFDLLCGILESELKGVDEVLDELEAQIVDTSYKLSACKQVEYSVMEGKLAESAESLKQSRGQVSEITLQLAQLRRTLHYIRNGTSENEESAEYSGTGQDLRQKYVLRPSDLRHKNALRMLEKSLSRELELEKKLMEFQQNEEQLKLKLHYTEEVSSRMEEASEFIWGRFLEAENSSEVFMGVSKELVGRLQIIQFSQSWSAQREAELKAKLEDITAQLQAKDLEVKKLEGTIQENQEIVSEVLTLREHVKLTEQKLKDTEVELRSVNASKQEVLVHLAEMENANESVKESLFEADSRAESGETKIKELNAANLELTEELSFLKDADDKKTKKVSSLEKQLRELEFQLQNSKVLSEASQEQQNMLYSAIWDMETLIEDLKSKASKAESRSETVEEQCIVLSTTNSVLNKEVISLRQRAKSLEASLDLAKEEKEKYAQEIATRNKLLMDMVMQLSSERERIKEQLYSLAKENEKLRVNQCSEGGKYQRNGTYAGDKELPSNTDGGGIEAFAESLQEDERTRKEPETKVEPEFLSESEKSSMNTEIRRASNLRCIPVFAAAFMLFLSFFVLAFVKGK; from the exons ATGTCTGTTCCAA AATTGTACAAGTCGATGTGTGATCAAGTAAAACTTACTTGTCAAGTTGACTTCTCATATGGCTTTTGTCCAAA gcTAAGGATGGAGGGAATCTCTCAGGAAGATGTGTATAATCACGGTGAAGAAGCCTTGTCTAGTATGAGTGAGGAGGAGCAAGCGAGAGAAGGGATGTTTAAGATATTGTCAAAGCTAGAGATAGACTCGGCTTACACTAGTGAAAAGCTGCTGAACCTTCATGTTCTTCTTATGCACCTTTTGGCTTGGGATAATGATCTCGAAGGGATGGGGACACTTGGTTCTTCTGCAGCGTCTTTTGAGAAAGCTTTGACGTTTGATCTTTTATGTGGTATATTGGAGTCTGAGTTAAAGGGAGTGGACGAGGTTTTGGATGAGCTAGAAGCGCAAATCGTTGACACTTCTTATAAGTTATCTGCTTGCAAACAGGTAGAGTATAGCGTTATGGAAGGCAAATTGGCTGAATCTGCTGAATCGTTGAAGCAGTCTAGGGGACAAGTCTCGGAGATCACTTTGCAGTTGGCTCAGCTTCGAAGAACACTTCATTACATAAGAAATGGAACAA GTGAAAATGAAGAGTCAGCTGAGTATTCAGGAACCGGTCAAGATTTAAGGCAAAAGTATGTGCTGAGACCATCTGATTTGAGGCATAAGAATGCTCTGAGGATGCTGGAGAAGTCATTGTCAAGAGAGCTAGAGCTTGAGAAGAAGCTAATGGAGTTTCAGCAGAACGAAGAGCAGCTGAAACTCAAGCTGCACTACACAGAAGAGGTATCTTCTAGGATGGAAGAAGCATCAGAGTTTATATGGGGACGGTTTCTAGAAGCCGAAAACTCCTCAGAGGTGTTTATGGGTGTTTCAAAGGAACTTGTTGGCCGTCTTCAGATCATCCAGTTTAGTCAGAGTTGGTCAGCTCAACGAGAAGCTGAACTTAAAGCTAAGCTTGAAGATATCACTGCACAGCTCCAAGCCAAAGATCTTGAGGTGAAAAAGCTCGAAGGAACAATTCAAGAAAATCAAGAGATAGTTTCAGAAGTACTCACTTTGAGGGAACATGTGAAGTTAACTGAACAGAAACTGAAAGATACTGAGGTTGAGCTGAGGAGTGTCAATGCCTCCAAACAAGAAGTTCTGGTGCATCTTGCTGAGATGGAGAATGCTAATGAGTCTGTCAAAGAGAGCCTTTTCGAGGCTGACAGCAGAGCTGAGAGTGGAGAGACTAAGATTAAAGAGCTAAATGCTGCAAATCTTGAACTTACTGAGGAACTAAGTTTCCTTAAAGATGCTGACGATAAGAAGACCAAGAAGGTGAGCTCGCTGGAGAAGCAACTCAGGGAACTAGAATTTCAGTTGCAGAACTCAAAGGTATTATCTGAAGCAAGTCAAGAACAGCAGAACATGTTGTATTCAGCAATATGGGACATGGAGACCTTGATTGAAGATCTTAAATCTAAAGCCTCTAAAGCTGAGAGTAGAAGTGAGACAGTTGAGGAGCAATGCATTGTGCTTTCTACAACCAACTCTGTACTTAACAAAGAAGTGATATCTTTGAGGCAAAGAGCCAAATCCTTGGAAGCATCGTTGGATCTagctaaagaagaaaaagagaaatacgCGCAAGAAATAGCTACGAGAAACAAGCTTCTGATGGATATGGTGATGCAGTTATCCAGTGAAAGGGAACGTATAAAAGAACAG TTATATTCCCTGGCAAAGGAAAATGAAAAACTGAGAGTGAACCAATGCTCAGAGGGAGGTAAATACCAAAGAAATGGAACTTATGCTGGGGACAAAGAGCTGCCTTCTAACACAGATGGGGGTGGAATAGAGGCATTTGCGGAAAGTCTGCAG GAGGATGAGAGAACAAGGAAAGAACCAGAAACTAAGGTTGAACCAGAGTTCCTTTCTGAGTCTGAAAAGAGTAGTATGAACACAGAGATCAGAAGGGCAAGCAACTTGAGATGCATACCAGTTTTTGCAGCAGCTTTTATGTTGTTTCTTTCATTCTTTGTTTTGGCTTTTGTTAAAGGAAAATAA